Part of the Elusimicrobiota bacterium genome is shown below.
AATCGACTCCGGTTGCTCTCTACCTGAAAAAAGATATCTGCATATAATAAGGACTAGCCGGGCGCTCCGGGCTTGTTCAACCACCGGATAAGATCGTGGCTACGCACGATCTATCCTTGTTCGTTATGTGCTTTTATTCGATTTAGTTTTTTTTTCTGGGTCCATATTCAGGCAAGCAAGTCCTAATAACCAGCTGATGCCAAAAAAAACAATGAATAACAATATATATATAGATCTTGACGAATAAGATAGAGCGAGAAAGACAAGACTTAAACAGAAAAAAAACAATCCTATTTTTTGTATTATTCTTCCAGTTCTATCTAAGCGCCCCTTCAAGTTTGGTATTAGTAAATATAGTAATGGCTCAAATATCCAAAAAGAAGAAAAAATATCAAGTAATGGAAGGGGCATTTTCTAATTATCTGTTTGTATTTATTTCATGCACATAACGGCAGGGCTTTGCCGCGAGGGAACCGAGTCGACAACAGCCCTTTGTTCGCCATTTTGATTTCATCGATGAGATGACATATATTCAGTAACGGCTTGGCTCAAAAGACCTGAACGTGTTTCTCCATGCTTTTTGGCAAAATAATCTACTGAGTTCAACAATCTTTCCGGCATGGTGATATTGATTCTTTTTGATTTAAGGGACAATTTACTTATATCGACGTCAACGATTGCCCATATACCGTTTTTAAACTCTTTTTTGTCTTTATGCTTTTCAATGGTTGTAGCAACCGGTATAGGTTCAGAATCAAGTAAAATACCCTCAATATGGCATTCTGCGGCTTCTTGGGCATTGGTTAAAGCCTCTTCAACTGTCTCCCCTGCTGAAAAACAACCAGGTAAGTCAGGAAATGTGACACCATAATCTGAATCTTTGTCCTTATGGATTACAACTGGGAATTTCATGGTGTTACCTCCATTGCCAACCAGCCTGCCGGTAAATATTTCGAAGAGTCCCAACAGGGAGGTCTTTCTTGGGATGGGGAACAGTGACCTTACCCGGCCTTTCCGGATGTTTAAATTGATGATGGTCTCCCTTTGTATGATGGAGAATCCAACCGTCACTTTTGAGCCTTTGTATTATTTCCCCACTTTTCATAATGTGTATTATACACACCAATTTGATTGGTTGTCAATCATTTAATAGGACATATCGTATTATGGCGAACGGCTCTGGTGTGGGGCGCGCGGCTGTTTGCGCGTCCCTACCACCAGATGGTTATGTTTTCATAAATTATTTTTAAAAATATTCTCTTTTCCAGTTTTTTCTTTTACCAAATCTATAAATTTTGATTTGTCATTTATCTCAGTTGGAATCCAAACCCCTTTGCCAGAATCAGATTGTAATAAAAAATATTTATATCCTAAAATATTTTTTATTTTAATAGTAGCGATATCATTCCAATTTAGCGATACATACTCGAACCTATTTGAAAACGGGTTGCGGGAAGAGATACCGTTCTTTTCAAGTTTGATTTTATTCATAAACACGCCGATGAGTGCTATAAAAAGACCGAAAGGAATTATTACACTTTCAAAAATAAGGACAGCCTGAAGCATTTTGACATCAAACTGCATGTCATCTGAAATGAAAATGGCAATATACAGAATGACGCCTGCTAATAATGAAAGATTAAATATTGGAACTATTATAGGAGCTATCCTTGCGGAAAATATACTTTGGTCAGTTTTCATCGACTCTTAAAAAACATAACGTCCGCCACCACCGGCGAGCAGGGTTTGCGGACTTCGCTAAAGTGAGTTCAACACCACACTATGCCAAAACAAAGGCAGCCCCGCCCCTGCGAGTCCGTGTGAGTGGCGTTGTTAGACCTTCTCTTTTAATAATAATTCTATATTACTCTAAAAAACCCATCTTTTTTAGCGCTTCTTGTTGCTTTTGATTTCTTTTGTTTAAAATTTTTTGTAAGATTTTTAGATCTGGATTTAAGAAAAATTCTATATTGCTTTCAATATGTTTCTTATACGTGTTTAGGCTTTCGTTTATCAACTGGGGAGTTCCAATTCCCATGTAATTTATCCAACTATCTGTAGCCCCGATTTCGATAAATACTTCAGAAATTCTAAATTTAAATTTTTTCCCTTTTCTATAATTAACTAACAAGTCAATTCCTTCTCTTCCCTGGGTTTGACCGGCAGGAGTATATGCAAATTCAAATTGAATGTCTTCTCTGGTGTATTCATTTGTAATATAAAAAAAATCTGGGATGTTGTCGTAGTTTACCTTTACAACTTTATTAGGCTTTGTATTGAAATCAACAATTCCTGTTTCATTAGAAAAATTATACTCAGTTTTTAAAAAATTAAACAATATATCTGAAGTTGTAAGGAAATATTCAATAAGTTTTGGTATTTTAATCTCTGTCAATATTTTTTCTCTTTTTTGGTGGTTGGTCTTACCCACAAAAAGTGGACACGGTTAATTGGTTGTATCGTTGTTCATATTCATGCGGGCTGACATAGCCAATGGCAGAATGGCGCCGCTGCCTGTTGTAGAACATTTCGATATATTCAA
Proteins encoded:
- a CDS encoding IS3 family transposase; the protein is EYIEMFYNRQRRHSAIGYVSPHEYEQRYNQLTVSTFCG
- a CDS encoding type II toxin-antitoxin system HicB family antitoxin, giving the protein MKFPVVIHKDKDSDYGVTFPDLPGCFSAGETVEEALTNAQEAAECHIEGILLDSEPIPVATTIEKHKDKKEFKNGIWAIVDVDISKLSLKSKRINITMPERLLNSVDYFAKKHGETRSGLLSQAVTEYMSSHR
- a CDS encoding type II toxin-antitoxin system HicA family toxin — translated: MKSGEIIQRLKSDGWILHHTKGDHHQFKHPERPGKVTVPHPKKDLPVGTLRNIYRQAGWQWR